Within the Gloeobacter kilaueensis JS1 genome, the region GATGGCGACCTTGATATTGCCACCGCTAACGGTTTTACTTGCACAGTATCGGTGTTGTCGAACACTGGTAGCGGCAGCTTTATTAGCCCTGCCCAGAGCTTCCCAGCAGGGGATTTTGTCACTGCAGTCGCCCTGGGGGATCTCGACGGCGACGGCGACCTCGACCTTGCCAGCACCGACAGATTCTCCAATAGCGTGACGGTGCTGCGCAACATTACCCAGGCTCCAGCTCCTCCTACCATCACTGCCCTTACTCCCCGCTTCGGCGCGGTGGGCAGCGAGGTGACAATCACCGGTACTGGCTTCAGCAGTACTACTGCTGTCACCTTCCGCCTCGGCTTTCCTAAAAAGCGGGTAGCAGCCCAGTTCACCGTGATCTCGGACACCGAGATTCGGGCGGTGGTGCCGCAGGGTGCGAAAAAGCTGGGCCGCATCGCAGTAGAGACACCGGCAGGCGAAGCCGTTAGCCCCGTAGTCTTCTTCGTGACGGCGCAGCAGCAAGCCGGTGCGCCCCTCGTTCCGCAAGCCCGCTGAATCCTGGCTTCCAGTCAGGGAGCGGCAGCCGCTGGTTTTGCCACGGCAGCGGCGTTGGGGCTGACGACGACGGTGGTGAACTGTTTGATGGGCAGCAATCGCTCGGCGACTCGGCGCACGTCGGCGGGCCGGATATTTTCGAGGGTGCGCACGTAGGTGCTCGGGTAGTCCCGGCCCAGGTTGTAGAGGGATTCTTCTAATAGCAGGTTGGCCACCCCGGCGTTGTCGGTGAGGGTGAGGGGAAAGCGGTCGATGAGCGAGCGGCGCGAACGATCCAGCTCCGCCTGGGTGGGTCCGGTGGTGCGAAAGCGCTCCAGCTCCGCACCCACGGCGGCAAGGGCCGGTTCGACGCCGGTGGGGCTTGTCTGGAGGCTGATCGTGAAGGGACCAGCCAGAAAACCGGGCGAGTAGCGCGAGTAGATGCCGTAGGTGAGGCCCAGTTGATCGCGCACGCGCACCCCCAGGCGGCTTGATAGGGTGTTGCCGCCCAGGATGTCGTTCATCACGAGGGCCGTGTAGTAGTCCGGGTCGGTGCGGGTGAGGCCGATGCCACCGACGATCACCTGGGCCTCACTTTTGCCGGGCATGACGACTGCCTCGCGCCGGGCGACGGGAGGGACCGCCGCCGCTTCGAGGGTACCCGGTGGAGTGTCGGAGCGCCAGTCGCCAAAGAGCGCTTTTATCCGCGCTATCACCTGCTCCGGATCGACGTCGCCCACGACGGTGAGGATCAAGTCCTGGGGCCGGTAGTAGCGCTGCTGAAAGGCGATCAACTCGGCGCGGGTGATCGCTTTTAACGACTCCTCGCTCACCAGTTCGTGAAAGGGGTGGCCCGCCGGATAGAGGGTGCTGTAGAACGTCCGCTGGGCGACGGTGGCAGGATTGTCGAGGGCGCTGGCAAGGCCGGTAAGAAACTGGCCGCGCACCCGTTCGAGTTCTTTGTCAGGAAAGCTCGGGTTGCGCAGCATATCGGCGCTCAGCGTCAGCAGCAGATCGAGGTCTTCGCTGAGGGCCGCTCCCTCGAAGACGGCGTTTTCGCGTCGGGCCTGAAAGCCCAACTGGATGCCCTGGTCCTCGATCAACCGGGCCAGTTCCTCGCCGGTGCGGGTGCGGGTGCCCTCGTCGAGGAGCGCGGCGACGAAGCTGGCGGTGCCTGTGCGGCCCGGCGGGTCAAAGGCGGAACCTGCCAGAAAGCGACCGAGCACCGTCACGGTCGGGGCGCTGCGGTTGGTGAGCACCTGGAGGCGAATGCCGTTGGGCAGGGTCGCTTCGACCGGTCTGGGCTCGCGGATCCGGCTGGATTTGCCGAGGGTGGGCAGATACCGGCTCAGCGTGTCGTAGTTCACCGGCTGACCACTCGCGAAGGATTCGGCCTTCTCCGGAGCGCTCGGGGCGGCGGCGGTCGCTTCGCTCGGAATGAAGACGCCCACGGTGCGGTTGGTGGGCCGGAAGTACGTTTCGAGCACCCGCTGAATATCCTTTGAATCGACCCGCTGCAGTTGGGCCAGGTAGGTATCGAGCTTGCGGTAATCGCCGTAGGTGGTCTGGAAGGAACCGAGCAGGTTGGCCTGGGCCTCGATCGAGTCTTTGCCCAAAAGCAGGCTGACGCGCACCTGTTCGCGGGCACGGGCCAGCTCCTCGGCGGTGACGCCTTCGGTGCGCACGCGGGCCAGCTCCGCGTCGAGGGCCGCCAGTACGGTGTCGGGATCCTTGCGCGGGGTAATGCTGAAGCTGTACCAGCCCGGATCGATCTGGGTGGACTGGCTACCGCCGGCAGCGGCGGCGAGGCCGGTCTCGATCAGGCTTTTGAAGAGGCGGCTGCTGCGACCGCTGGTGAGGATCGTATCGAGCACATCGATGGCGGCGACATCGGGGCTGTTGGCGGCGGGGGTGTGATAGAGCACCTGCAGGGCGGGCACCCTTCCGGGCTGACGCAGCTCGACTCGTTGCTCGCCCGTCTGGGTGGGCTCGATCGGCGGACGGTCGGCTTTGAGGTTGGCGATCGGTTTGAGGGTTCCAAAGTAGCGGCGGACTTTGCTGAGCAACTTGTCGGTGTCGAAGTCGCCCACGACGATGAGCGTGGCGTTGTTGGGACCGTAGTGGGCGCGGTAAAAATCGCGCACCTCGGCCACGCCCAACGCTTCGACATCCTTGCGCTCGCCAATCGGCGTGTAGTGGTAAGGGTGGCGGCTGAAGGCTCTGGCTAGAACCCTCTCGTTCAGCACCGAGCGGGGATTGTTGCGCTTGCCGTCCAGCTCCGAGAGGACGACGGTTTTTTCGCTTTTGAGGGAGGCCCCATCGATCACTGCCCCGGTCATCCGGTCAGCTTCTAACTGCAGCAGGGCGTCGAGCTTGTCCGAACCTGCAGTCGCGTAGTAGGCGGTCTGATCAAAGCTGGTAAAGGCATTGGCGTCAGCTCCCAGAGCGTTGTAGAGCTGGCCGAACTGTACGGGCCGGGCGCGGGTGCCCTTGAACATCAGGTGTTCGAGCTGGTGGGCGATTCCGGTTTTGCCGGAGGTCTCCTCCCGCGAGCCGACGCCGTACCAGACCTGGACCGTCACCGCCGGGCTGGTGTGAATTTCTTTGCTGAGTATCCGCAGGCCGTTGGGCAGGAGCGTCTCGCGCACCTCGGCTGCCAGCAGGGGCGTGGCAAGCCAGAGCAGTAGCACCGGAGCCGCCCACAGCCAGTTTGTTCTTTGCATGTCACAGTATGCCGCTAAACCCTACACTAGGATGACCCAAACGGTGGTGAAGTTCCCTGCCTGCAATGAATATGCGTTCTATTTCCTGGCTTGCGCTTTTCTTCTTACTCACTCCGGCGGCTGTCCTGGCCCAGTTCCCCGAGCGGCCCCTTCTGATCGCCCAGGACGATCAAAAGCGCTTTGAGGCCCAGCAGCTTTTTAATCGGGCCAACGACAAGAGCAGCGCAGGCGATTTTGCCGGGGCGATCAACGATTACAACCGGGCGATTCGCCTTTATCCCGGCTATTACCAGGCTTTTGGCGGTCGGGCAGAGGCGAGGCGCAAATCCGGCGACCTGCAGGGGGCGATCGCCGACTACCAGCAGATGGTCCGCATCTTTCCGAACGATGTCGGGGTCTACCACAACCTGGGCAAGCTCTACTTTCAGTTGCAGGACTATCCCCAGGTGGTCGTCTATACGACCGAGGCGCTCAACCGCAACGGTGACCTTAAAGACGTTCACCAACTGCGGGCAAATGCGCTCATCCGCCAGGGCGACTTTGGCCGCGCCCTCGAAGACTTCGACGCGATTTTGGGGGTGCGGGCACCGGATGTAGTCAATCCCGACAATCCCGAGGTGTCCACCTTCAGCCCCGACGACGCACCGGTGCTTGCCCGGCGGGCATTACTCTATCAGCGGCTGGGCAGATACACCGAAGCGCTCGCCGACTACAACGCCGCCCTCCGGCTCGATCCGAAGTTGAGCTACGCCTACGGCTGGCGGGCCAGCCTGCGCTCGGTGCAAGGATCCAATCTTTCGACCCTCGACGACTGCGACGCAGCGATCAAGGCGAATGCCGCTACGGCGCTCATCTACTACATCCAGGGCAACGCCCGCTTCAATCTGGGCCAGAAGGCTCTGGCCACCGCCGCCTACGAACAGGCCGTCGCTCTGCCCTTCGGCAGCGATGCGATCCCGGCAGAAGATCTTGACTACAAGGCCCGCGCCGATGCCCGCTTCAACCAGAAACAACTGCCAGAGTCTCTCGCCGACTACGATCAGGCGCTGCGCTTCAATCCGAACTACGCCGAGGCGTACTTCAAACGGGGCAGTCTGAAGCTGGAACTGGCGGACCGGACCGGAGCGCTGGCGGACTTGCAAAAAGCCCAACAGCTCTTTGCCGGGCGGGGCGACAAGTTCAACGCCGACCGCGCCCAGGCGCTGGTAGCCAAACTCCAGACTTAAGGAGGCTCCAGCTTCTGCGATTCGGGGGCATACTGGCTTAGATAGCGCGCACGGAAGCGTCGTTCATGGGTTACATCTATCCCAGCGATCTCGCCGCCTTTGTCTTTGAAATTTGGCAGCGCACGCCCGGCGAGATCGAGGGCCACTGGTTAAACCAGCCCGCTTACCAGTTACCCTCTCTGGCGACGCTCGAAGAGTTGCTGTCCACCTGCTTTCAGGCAAGTCTGCTGGTCGAGGAGCAGCGCCCGGTCACCTTCCGGCTACTGTTTGGCGAACCGGAAGTGTTCGAGCCGCAGGCGGGACCGCCTATGGGTCTGTTGCGCCTGCTCTTCGATGTACCGCAACCATTTAGCGCCCACGATCTGCGCCGCCTCTCCCCCGCCGTCCGCTTCGAGCGCTCGCTCATCGGGGTGCGCCTCAACGACGAAGGAGAGCTGGAGATCTGGGGGATCATCCACTCCGGGCCGCGCTGGCTAAGGCTGTTGCGCGGTGGCCGGGGCACCAGCCCCCCCTTGCCGCCGTTTCTGGTTATCTGTGCCAGTGGCCGGGGCCGCCTCGAGGTCTGCAAGGGCACCACGGCCCTTGCCCAATTGAGCGAGGGACAGCTGTATTCTCAGTCGCTCAACGTCTTTGAATCCCACTGGCTACCGGCCAGTTTTGCCACCGTGCGCGCCGAACTGGCGGAGTTGCACGCCCAGTCCCGGCGGCAGGAGGGTACCGATTGGGCGGCCCTCGATCCGTATTTTGTCAAGCGTCTGGCCCAGAACATCGTCAAGCGGGTGATCGCGACGATCCGGGGTGCCCACCACGGCGGCACCGTCGTCTTCGTCGATCCGCAGCGCACGGAGCTACTCACAGAAAAAAATCCGTATATCACCTTCAAGTACCGCTTCAGGGCGGAGGAGGCGAGGGCGCGCTTCCGGACGTTGCTGGTCAAAAGCATGAACACGCTGGCGGCGATCGAGAGCGGCAGCCAGAGGCCGGTGGGCTGGAAAGATTACGAGTGCAGCAACGACGAGATGCTTCTCACGCTCGACGAGGCGATCTTCGAGCTGGCCCATCTTGTCGCGACCCTCGCCTCCGTCGATGGGGCGGTGGTGATGACCAAGCGCTTCGAGATTCTTGGTTTTGGCGGTTTTATCGGCTGCGAGAATGCCGAGGTGCCGGTGGTCGCCCGCGCCCTCGATCTTGAAGGCGAACAGGTGTGCTTTGAATCGACCGCCAGTGTCGGCACCCGCCACCGCTCCGCCTATCGTCTGTGCCAGCAGTGGCACGATGCCGTCGCGGTGGTTGTCTCTCAAGACGATGGGGTGCGCTTTTTGCACTGGAAGGACGGTTTTGTCACCAGCTGGAATCAGCAGACGCTGCTCAACGCGATGGATTTTTAGTCGCATCCCGCCACTGACCCTGCAGGTGCAGTGCGGGCCTGCTCGCTCTCGCTATTGAAAGGTAAAGGGCAGGTGGGCGAGAGATTTGATTTCTACCGGCAGACCGGCCACGAGCAGATAGACCCGCTCGGCCCGCTCGGCGATGCTCTGGTGCAGGCGTCCGAGCACGTCGCGGTAGAGGCGTCCGAGGGGATAGGGCGGCACGACGCCCATACCGACCTCGTTGCTCACGATGAGCAGGTGGGTGTGGGCAGCGGCAGAAGCGTCGATCAGGCTTTCGACTTCCCGCAGCAGGGCAGCCTCGTCCGCCTCGCTCCAGCGGATGTTCTCAAAGTCGCCTCCGGCAAGAAGCCAGTTTGCCACCAGCACACTCAGGCAATCGAGGAGGATCACCGGGGCCAACGGTTCTTCAGTCACCGAACAAAGCAGGCGCGGGCACTCGATCGTCTGCCAGTGGGCGGGCCGCTCGGCCTGGTGGCGCTCGATGCGGCTTATCATCTCCGGGTCGCTGGGCTGGGCGGTGGCAATGTAGAGAACTGGCTCCGTCCCGGCGTAGTGGCTCGCGAGGCGTTCGGCAAAGCGGCTCTTGCCGCTACGCGCTCCACCGAGAATCAAGATCAAAGCCGGGTTCAAGGTGCCGGCTCCGCATATCTGGGTAAAAAAGAGGGGCTAGTGGCAGTCGGCGGCATAGGTTCTCCAGATGGGAGGCGCTGGAATTCTCCTTGGGTGGACCTCGAAGAAACGTCGCCGACCTCAGCGGCTGGGGGTGCGCAGGGTGAGAAAGTCGCGCACGTAAGGCTCCACCGGGTGCTCTACCAGTTCAGCGAGAGCACCGCGCTGGACAATCTGTCCGGCGCGCATCAGCACGATACAGTCGCCAAAGTAGGCGGCCTCCGTCATATCGTGGGTGACGATCACCACCGTCTTTTTTAGGTGGTCGAAGATCGCCTTGAGTTGCACCTGCAACTCGCTGCGGGTGATCGGGTCGAGGGCTCCGAGGGGCTCATCGAGCAGCACGATCTTCGGATCGTTCATCAGTGCCCGCATCAGGCCGATGCGCTGGCGCTGACCGCCGGAGAGTTCCCTTGGAAAGCGATCGAGGCTGGTCGCCGGAATCTGGACTAGGTCCGCCAATTCCTGCACCCGTCTTTCGATCGCTCCTTTCGGGTGGTTGAGATAGCGCGGCAGCAGGGCAACGTTGTCGCGGGCACTCAGGTGCGGAAACAGGCCGCCGTCTTGAATGACGTAGCCCAGTTTCTGGCGCAACTCGCCGCCATTTTGGGCCGTCAGTCGCACACCACCCAGGCTCACGCTGCCGGTATCGGGGACGATGAGACCGGCGATGATCCGGATCAAAGTCGATTTGCCGCAGCCGCTCGGCCCGATAAGCACAGTCGTGCTGGCCGGATCGCAGGTGAGATCGCTCGGATACAGGGCAACGGTGTCGCCGTAGCGCCGGGAGACGTTTTGAAGGGCAATCGTCGCCGGGGGGGCCGCCGCCTCGGTATCCATCGCCTACCAGCCCCAACTGCCGGGACCGCCCTTGAAAGGACCGACGATATCGCCTGTGATCCAGCCGCCGTAGAAGCCCCCCGGCTGGGGTTGGACTTTTTCGTCGTCCACGTAGCAGGCGTCCATCCGGCTTGCATAAAAGGCGAGGTAGCTCCTGATCGCTTCAAAGCCAGGACTGGGCTGTTCGTAGCTCCAGGCTGCATCCGGGGCGGTACGCTCCCCCACCTGCACTGTCCAGTAGCGGGCGTTGCCCTTGAATTCGCAGAAGGAACTGCGAGCGGTCGCAATCAAAAATTCAAGGCGAAGGTCGGCGGGCGGCAGGTAGTACACCGGTGGATGGCTCGTCTCCAGAACCCGGAAGCCATGCCGGGTGTCAGCGATCGTCTCGCCACCAAAGAGCACCCGCAGGCGCTTCGCCACCGGCTCCAATCTGGGCGGTCGCGGGTAGTCCCAGACGGACTCCTGACCCGGCTGAGGCTCGACGCGCTGACCAGGTATCATTCTCCCTCCCACCAAGACTCGCGGCCCCCATTGTATCCAGGACGGCGGACGGCCTTGACGGGCAACCCTCAACCTATTATTATCCATAATGGATACATCCGGATTGGATGTGAATGCCTGAAATCGGCTCCAGCTATTGCCTGTGAAGATACAGGCTTCAACTATTATTCGTCAGCTGGGAGGTATTATTTGCGTTTCTTAGTCCGGCTATGCAGCTGGCCTTGTGCCGGTATTCCAAACTTGTTTTACACCTTCGCTCGCCGCACTAGAATGAAAAACAACGGTCACACGCACCCTCAGTAGAGCCAACGCTGGATACAGATCTGACGGGGAACATAATTTCAGTTCCGATTGTCGTCGTTCGTGCGTATCTACCAGGCACCTTCTACAACTCGCAGTTTTGCTAACAGAAACTCACAAACTCTAATCCAGATAAGCACATCTGATCCCCCGATAGGCGTATCTAAGTATTAATGTTCCTGGGCTGGCCCAGTCTGCAGGCAGTGTCCACAGGAGAGGCGCAGAATGATGAGCGGCAAGCGCGATACGGCCCGGCCTGAAGACCGCCTCAGAGTGGTAAACGCTCCGCGCACGGAGGCGGCTGGTTGCTGGTTATCCGTAGATGCGATCCGGCCCTGCGACAGCCAGCCCCGGCGCTTCTTCGATCCCACTGCTCAGCAGGAATTGATCGAGTCCGTGCGCCTGCATGGCATTCTGCAACCGCTTCTGGTCCGGCCCGTCGATGGGGGGCAGTACGAACTGGTCGCCGGTGAGCGCCGCTACCGGGCTGCCCGCACCGTCGGCCTTGAGAAAGTGCCGGTGCTGATTCGGCAGCTGAGCAATGCGGAGGCAATCGAATCGGCGCTCATCGAAAATCTGCAGCGGGAGGAACTCAATCCTCTCGAAGAGACCGAGGGCATCTTGCAACTGCTGGCCCTCAAGCTCGGCCAGTCCGAGGAGCAGATCGTCTCGCTACTGTACCGGATTCAGAACACGGCACGCCTCAAGGGTACCGATAACGTTATGGGTAGCGCTGAGGCTACCGCCGTACAGGCACTGTTTGCCAGCCTCGGCAAGATGACCTGCGACTCGTTTATCAACAACCGCCTGCCCCTGCGCAACCTGCCTGCCGATCTGTTTCGGGCGGTACGGCAGGGCAAGCTCGCCTACACGAAGGCGCGCCTGCTGGCCCAAATCAAGGACCGCCCCCGGCGCGAGCGGCTGCTCGATCAGACCCTGCGCGAGGATCTGAGCCTGAGCCAGCTACGGCAACTGGTGCGCCTCGCCTGCGCCCAACCCGAGCCTGAGCCTTTATTCAAGCGCCTGGCAGCGGTCTACCGCCGGGTCAAAAAGATCGACTGGCAAGATCCCGCCAAGCGCGCCCGCTTCGAGCAACTGCTCGGCGAGTTGGACGCGCTGGTAAGCAACGAGTAAGTTCGATTCGCTCTAATCGCAGTTTCTGTGCCCTTGCACCGATGCCGTTTTGGCGCAGGGGAGCTGTTTTTTTCAAGTTTGGGTCTTATGCGCCGTTTTTTTGGGCTGCTGCGATCGTCTGTTTGTCGCATCTGAGCGGCAGTTACAAACAGCGCTCAACAGTGACGAACGGCGTTTATCTCGACCTATGTGATCAAAAATAAAGAAGCAGACCTGCAATCCCATGTTGGTTTTTGTACAAAAACGGCTCGTCCTGGCAAGTAAAAACTTTTTAAATATAGACCGGTATATCTGATCTATTTACTTGTAGAGAACGTAAAAACCCCTGAAAAAGAAAAAGGGCGGACAAACATTGCTGCCGCCTCAGGGATTTCCACTTGTGGTGCTCTTATGATAGCACGTATCTAATTCGGTGCAATTGGTGAATCAGTAAAAGCAGGTCAAAAGAAGCTCATTCCCTGCAACAATTTCTCGATGTAAGTGCTCAGTCGAGGCAATAAGCCGTTCAAAATTATGAAACCAGGAAAAATTGCTATGCGCTAAAAAGCTTGCTCTACAAGCATTTTAGCTTAATAGCCTATTGATACTGTGCTCCGTATCCTCACAAATTCTCAATTGCTCCAACCCGCAGCTATTGTTGCCGCGAAATCCAATGTTGCTCAAAGCACTTCAGGATTTTTCTGCAAAATCCCTCTGAGTTCTGTTGACAGAATTATCCTGGTCTTTGATAAGTGACGTTCGTGTAGCTATTAAAGTTTCCAGAATTGGCAACAAATTCCAGGCTGAAATACATGTCTATTTGCCTGATAGCGACTCTGGATCCGCGCAAACTTTGTCCAGGTCAGGAGCAAATCTTTTCTCGGTACAAACTGACGAACTGGTACTAAACTGTATTATCTACAGCATCCGCTTGAACCCGGATGCTCTAGGTTCATGGTGAGTGGCAAGGAGTGAACGGAAATGAAAATGAAGCAACGCGAGACTCACTCGCGTCTTTTGCTGGCTACACTTGTTCCAGCCCTGGTCGGTACGAGTGTTCTGGCAGATGCGGCCCAGGCATTGCCGACGACGAAACTGGCAGAATTGCCAAAAAATAGTGTTGCGCGAGTAAAGCCCTCTAGCAGCGGCTCCCTGGACATTACGGGGGCGAAGAGTCTCTTAGAGCAGGCGAGTGGTTCAGCGGTCGATCTGGAGGTGCGCCCGGAAGCCTGGAACTGGACTCGACCGGTGACTGTGCCCCGCGTTGCCCAAGGGGCGGCTCCGGCAGCCACGCCCCAGACAGCGGCAG harbors:
- a CDS encoding FG-GAP-like repeat-containing protein, with product MLRNAGGGNFAPAQFLAVGKLPVGVALGDLDRDGDLDIVTANYSSADVSVLFNTGSGSFAPAQATTANASPLALRLGDLDGDGDLDIATANGFTCTVSVLSNTGSGSFISPAQSFPAGDFVTAVALGDLDGDGDLDLASTDRFSNSVTVLRNITQAPAPPTITALTPRFGAVGSEVTITGTGFSSTTAVTFRLGFPKKRVAAQFTVISDTEIRAVVPQGAKKLGRIAVETPAGEAVSPVVFFVTAQQQAGAPLVPQAR
- a CDS encoding M16 family metallopeptidase, which codes for MQRTNWLWAAPVLLLWLATPLLAAEVRETLLPNGLRILSKEIHTSPAVTVQVWYGVGSREETSGKTGIAHQLEHLMFKGTRARPVQFGQLYNALGADANAFTSFDQTAYYATAGSDKLDALLQLEADRMTGAVIDGASLKSEKTVVLSELDGKRNNPRSVLNERVLARAFSRHPYHYTPIGERKDVEALGVAEVRDFYRAHYGPNNATLIVVGDFDTDKLLSKVRRYFGTLKPIANLKADRPPIEPTQTGEQRVELRQPGRVPALQVLYHTPAANSPDVAAIDVLDTILTSGRSSRLFKSLIETGLAAAAGGSQSTQIDPGWYSFSITPRKDPDTVLAALDAELARVRTEGVTAEELARAREQVRVSLLLGKDSIEAQANLLGSFQTTYGDYRKLDTYLAQLQRVDSKDIQRVLETYFRPTNRTVGVFIPSEATAAAPSAPEKAESFASGQPVNYDTLSRYLPTLGKSSRIREPRPVEATLPNGIRLQVLTNRSAPTVTVLGRFLAGSAFDPPGRTGTASFVAALLDEGTRTRTGEELARLIEDQGIQLGFQARRENAVFEGAALSEDLDLLLTLSADMLRNPSFPDKELERVRGQFLTGLASALDNPATVAQRTFYSTLYPAGHPFHELVSEESLKAITRAELIAFQQRYYRPQDLILTVVGDVDPEQVIARIKALFGDWRSDTPPGTLEAAAVPPVARREAVVMPGKSEAQVIVGGIGLTRTDPDYYTALVMNDILGGNTLSSRLGVRVRDQLGLTYGIYSRYSPGFLAGPFTISLQTSPTGVEPALAAVGAELERFRTTGPTQAELDRSRRSLIDRFPLTLTDNAGVANLLLEESLYNLGRDYPSTYVRTLENIRPADVRRVAERLLPIKQFTTVVVSPNAAAVAKPAAAAP
- a CDS encoding tetratricopeptide repeat protein, whose product is MRSISWLALFFLLTPAAVLAQFPERPLLIAQDDQKRFEAQQLFNRANDKSSAGDFAGAINDYNRAIRLYPGYYQAFGGRAEARRKSGDLQGAIADYQQMVRIFPNDVGVYHNLGKLYFQLQDYPQVVVYTTEALNRNGDLKDVHQLRANALIRQGDFGRALEDFDAILGVRAPDVVNPDNPEVSTFSPDDAPVLARRALLYQRLGRYTEALADYNAALRLDPKLSYAYGWRASLRSVQGSNLSTLDDCDAAIKANAATALIYYIQGNARFNLGQKALATAAYEQAVALPFGSDAIPAEDLDYKARADARFNQKQLPESLADYDQALRFNPNYAEAYFKRGSLKLELADRTGALADLQKAQQLFAGRGDKFNADRAQALVAKLQT
- a CDS encoding putative sensor domain DACNV-containing protein; translation: MGYIYPSDLAAFVFEIWQRTPGEIEGHWLNQPAYQLPSLATLEELLSTCFQASLLVEEQRPVTFRLLFGEPEVFEPQAGPPMGLLRLLFDVPQPFSAHDLRRLSPAVRFERSLIGVRLNDEGELEIWGIIHSGPRWLRLLRGGRGTSPPLPPFLVICASGRGRLEVCKGTTALAQLSEGQLYSQSLNVFESHWLPASFATVRAELAELHAQSRRQEGTDWAALDPYFVKRLAQNIVKRVIATIRGAHHGGTVVFVDPQRTELLTEKNPYITFKYRFRAEEARARFRTLLVKSMNTLAAIESGSQRPVGWKDYECSNDEMLLTLDEAIFELAHLVATLASVDGAVVMTKRFEILGFGGFIGCENAEVPVVARALDLEGEQVCFESTASVGTRHRSAYRLCQQWHDAVAVVVSQDDGVRFLHWKDGFVTSWNQQTLLNAMDF
- the cobU gene encoding bifunctional adenosylcobinamide kinase/adenosylcobinamide-phosphate guanylyltransferase, whose translation is MNPALILILGGARSGKSRFAERLASHYAGTEPVLYIATAQPSDPEMISRIERHQAERPAHWQTIECPRLLCSVTEEPLAPVILLDCLSVLVANWLLAGGDFENIRWSEADEAALLREVESLIDASAAAHTHLLIVSNEVGMGVVPPYPLGRLYRDVLGRLHQSIAERAERVYLLVAGLPVEIKSLAHLPFTFQ
- a CDS encoding ATP-binding cassette domain-containing protein gives rise to the protein MDTEAAAPPATIALQNVSRRYGDTVALYPSDLTCDPASTTVLIGPSGCGKSTLIRIIAGLIVPDTGSVSLGGVRLTAQNGGELRQKLGYVIQDGGLFPHLSARDNVALLPRYLNHPKGAIERRVQELADLVQIPATSLDRFPRELSGGQRQRIGLMRALMNDPKIVLLDEPLGALDPITRSELQVQLKAIFDHLKKTVVIVTHDMTEAAYFGDCIVLMRAGQIVQRGALAELVEHPVEPYVRDFLTLRTPSR
- a CDS encoding DUF427 domain-containing protein, with amino-acid sequence MIPGQRVEPQPGQESVWDYPRPPRLEPVAKRLRVLFGGETIADTRHGFRVLETSHPPVYYLPPADLRLEFLIATARSSFCEFKGNARYWTVQVGERTAPDAAWSYEQPSPGFEAIRSYLAFYASRMDACYVDDEKVQPQPGGFYGGWITGDIVGPFKGGPGSWGW
- a CDS encoding ParB/RepB/Spo0J family partition protein, which encodes MMSGKRDTARPEDRLRVVNAPRTEAAGCWLSVDAIRPCDSQPRRFFDPTAQQELIESVRLHGILQPLLVRPVDGGQYELVAGERRYRAARTVGLEKVPVLIRQLSNAEAIESALIENLQREELNPLEETEGILQLLALKLGQSEEQIVSLLYRIQNTARLKGTDNVMGSAEATAVQALFASLGKMTCDSFINNRLPLRNLPADLFRAVRQGKLAYTKARLLAQIKDRPRRERLLDQTLREDLSLSQLRQLVRLACAQPEPEPLFKRLAAVYRRVKKIDWQDPAKRARFEQLLGELDALVSNE